The Spiroplasma clarkii genome has a window encoding:
- the dnaE gene encoding DNA polymerase III subunit alpha, with product MKYTNLINVQSCYNFLNSTIKPQDYLGFLATNNLKVGFYADLNTMYGAAEFVELALNYDIKPIIGVAFELTYGRIHFFAKNHIGYQVISKLSSIACVDEKIDIDHLESEIFKSTYDYDNVWVIFSPSVENYVHFKEKIEDRFKTNLFFGITKTNSVWISKNVQNVVFANEINFLNEEDFFVQKVLKAIKDGTTLSETNNPEKNYYYDSERVSKYINLEVHNQNITLITNNTNTDVINSGVDHFLTYPNSKNIPSKNYLQNLCETALDNLTNIDRQEYLNRLNYEVEVIASMGFIDYFLVVADMIWYAESKNILVGPGRGSAAGSLVAFLLGITKLDPIKCELLFERFLNPERITKPDIDIDFQDDKRDLILEYLFEKYGAQHFATITTFQTIGIKNAIRDCGRVFELEADVINTMSKQVRDGNVKDLQKAIGESDYLQKCQQKYSEVFEIMQKIIGLPRQTGTHAAGVVFCDDMLNEIVPTKVGINGIAQTQFPMNYLEKIGLIKTDILGLRNLSTIQEILSSVKTSTKKTLKLNEIPLNDKNTFELLRAGDTSGIFQLESSGMTEVLKKMKVNSIDDIAITSSLYRPGPQENIPVFIARKNGLDKKYQIDKNLQEILGKTYGIIVYQEQVMMILQTVAGLSLARADIVRRAMGKKDAVLMHDFQEEFVKGAVKKGYESKQAFELWNYIEKFAQYGFNKSHALAYSLVSYWMAYLKTNYKAEFYCSLLNGVIGNDHKTAQYLTELRNLGYKINGPNIKNPNSIYYFANSMINIPLNVIKGIGPEFIKIIKKIFSEDKSSLNSLLKILAKLSGNGLTEQRYTALVFGGAFDSYGFSRRCLMAYRDLILNLAQVSAVEGFADLELDLPTNLKDRLEINADYEKEYLGFYLTSHPVAAVRKMLVKSENLFYVANLTKKDIVCDILVRIDNLITKVDKNGKKMCFLDVSDETGTIGVTIFASQYETMQNQIGLSKYLVIKVKTQSYNDKITCVLETIKKVIK from the coding sequence ATGAAATATACAAATTTAATTAATGTCCAATCTTGTTATAATTTTTTAAATTCAACAATAAAACCTCAAGATTATTTGGGATTTTTAGCAACTAATAATTTGAAAGTAGGATTTTATGCAGATTTAAACACTATGTATGGTGCTGCAGAATTTGTCGAACTTGCTTTGAACTATGACATTAAACCAATAATTGGGGTAGCTTTTGAGCTAACCTATGGTAGAATTCATTTTTTTGCAAAAAACCACATAGGCTATCAAGTTATTTCAAAACTCTCTTCAATTGCATGTGTTGATGAAAAAATTGACATTGACCATTTAGAGTCAGAGATATTTAAGTCAACTTATGACTATGATAATGTTTGAGTAATTTTTTCACCAAGTGTAGAAAACTATGTTCATTTTAAGGAAAAAATTGAAGATAGGTTCAAAACAAATCTATTTTTTGGAATTACCAAAACAAATAGTGTTTGAATTTCAAAAAATGTCCAAAATGTAGTTTTTGCTAATGAAATTAATTTTTTAAATGAGGAAGATTTTTTTGTCCAAAAGGTTTTAAAAGCCATTAAAGATGGGACCACTTTATCTGAAACTAACAATCCTGAAAAAAACTATTATTATGATAGTGAAAGAGTCAGCAAATATATTAATCTAGAAGTTCACAATCAAAACATTACCTTAATCACCAACAACACAAACACTGATGTCATTAATAGTGGGGTTGATCATTTTTTAACATACCCAAATTCTAAAAATATCCCCTCAAAAAATTACTTGCAAAACTTATGTGAAACTGCTTTGGATAATTTAACAAATATTGATCGTCAAGAGTACCTTAATCGATTAAATTATGAAGTTGAAGTCATTGCTTCAATGGGTTTTATTGATTATTTTTTAGTTGTTGCTGATATGATTTGGTATGCAGAGTCAAAAAACATTTTAGTTGGACCAGGAAGGGGATCTGCAGCAGGGAGTTTAGTGGCATTTTTATTAGGAATCACTAAATTAGATCCCATCAAATGTGAACTTTTGTTTGAAAGATTTTTAAATCCAGAAAGAATTACAAAACCTGACATTGACATCGACTTTCAAGATGATAAAAGAGATTTAATTTTAGAATATTTATTTGAAAAATATGGAGCTCAACATTTTGCAACCATTACCACTTTCCAAACAATTGGAATTAAAAACGCCATCCGAGATTGTGGTCGAGTTTTTGAATTAGAAGCAGATGTCATAAACACAATGTCAAAACAAGTTAGAGATGGTAATGTTAAGGACTTACAAAAAGCAATTGGTGAATCTGATTATCTTCAAAAATGTCAACAAAAATATAGTGAAGTTTTTGAAATAATGCAAAAAATAATTGGTTTACCAAGACAAACTGGAACTCATGCTGCTGGAGTAGTATTTTGTGATGATATGTTGAATGAAATTGTCCCAACCAAGGTTGGGATTAATGGGATTGCTCAAACCCAATTTCCAATGAACTATTTAGAAAAAATTGGTTTGATAAAAACTGATATTTTAGGTTTGCGAAACCTATCAACTATTCAAGAAATTTTAAGCTCAGTTAAAACTTCAACTAAAAAAACTTTAAAACTTAATGAAATACCTTTGAATGATAAAAACACTTTTGAACTTTTAAGAGCAGGAGATACTAGTGGAATTTTTCAACTAGAGTCATCAGGAATGACTGAAGTCTTAAAAAAAATGAAAGTAAATAGTATTGATGATATCGCCATCACAAGTTCTTTGTATCGTCCTGGTCCACAAGAAAATATCCCTGTTTTTATTGCTCGTAAAAATGGACTTGATAAAAAGTATCAAATTGATAAAAATTTACAAGAAATTTTGGGAAAAACCTATGGTATCATTGTTTATCAAGAACAAGTAATGATGATTTTACAAACTGTTGCAGGTTTAAGTTTAGCTAGAGCAGATATTGTGCGACGAGCAATGGGGAAAAAAGATGCAGTTTTAATGCATGATTTTCAAGAAGAATTTGTTAAGGGAGCAGTAAAAAAAGGTTATGAAAGCAAACAAGCCTTTGAACTTTGAAATTACATTGAGAAATTTGCCCAATATGGGTTTAATAAATCACATGCCTTAGCCTATTCATTAGTAAGTTACTGAATGGCCTATCTAAAAACAAATTACAAGGCTGAGTTTTATTGTTCATTACTGAATGGGGTTATTGGCAATGATCATAAAACTGCACAATATTTAACAGAACTTCGTAATTTAGGTTATAAAATTAATGGACCAAATATTAAAAACCCTAACAGTATTTATTATTTTGCAAACAGTATGATCAATATTCCTTTAAATGTCATTAAAGGAATTGGTCCTGAATTCATTAAAATAATTAAAAAAATCTTTAGTGAAGACAAAAGTAGTTTAAATTCATTATTAAAAATTTTAGCAAAACTTAGTGGAAATGGTTTAACTGAGCAAAGATACACTGCCTTAGTATTTGGTGGTGCTTTTGACAGTTATGGGTTTTCAAGAAGATGCCTTATGGCATATCGAGATTTAATTTTAAATCTAGCACAAGTTAGTGCAGTGGAAGGTTTTGCAGATTTAGAACTAGATCTACCAACCAATTTAAAAGATCGCTTGGAAATAAATGCAGACTATGAAAAAGAATACTTGGGATTTTATTTAACTTCACACCCAGTGGCAGCAGTTAGAAAAATGTTAGTAAAAAGTGAAAATTTATTTTATGTTGCAAATTTAACTAAAAAAGATATAGTTTGTGATATCCTAGTAAGGATAGACAACTTAATTACCAAAGTTGATAAAAATGGTAAAAAAATGTGTTTTTTAGATGTTTCTGATGAAACAGGGACAATTGGTGTCACAATTTTTGCTTCACAATATGAAACTATGCAAAATCAAATTGGTTTATCAAAATATTTGGTAATTAAAGTTAAAACTCAAAGTTATAATGACAAAATTACTTGTGTCTTAGAAACCATTAAAAAAGTTATTAAGTAA
- the polA gene encoding DNA polymerase I: MTKKILLVDGNALIFRAFYSSYGRTNLTTRDGTPTNAVYSFINMLFNIIKQNNYYDIKVAFDLGKKTFRHDKLDDYKAGRAKTPPELITQFPIVREFLTSAKIDWYEIENYEADDIIGTMSDQLKNDLENEIHILTSDQDMYQLIADNVFVLAPQTGTSDLLVYDKVRLFEKWGIAPEQVIDYKGLRGDSSDNIKGVSGIGEKGAKELLQEFKDLDGIYANIEQVKGAKKQKLIDGKDNAYLSKEIATIHLDVPGLTYTLRDTQINFEDLKDFFLKYEMNSFIKKYGYETQVEEVKIEITTISKWEAQFSDEENYIYLETLDENYHHPDLIGMGIVNSKGNFVYIFDYMSEKNIFNWQENIVDEEFQKFLLTKKFKSYDLKKTLYCLQDLGYKIKTEQFTYDMMIAAYVLNSNVKSNFESHLNLIDSSIEIKTFDEIFGKGVKKTKQINKDIRNQYLINHALAIKQLETEIIKKLHESEQFELYQEIELPLCFALLAMEQEGVLIDRQELKSQSQNILEQLNNLEQQASKIVHDAGFELINFASPKQLKELLFDKLKLPDNKKGSTDKEVLDELLGLHPIVEVLQQIRKYQKLYSTYLKGFEKFIFFDNKVHTIYNQTLTNTGRLSSQDPNLQNISVRDPDQKQVRKIFIVEPGYTFLSYDYSQIELRVLADFADEKVLIEAYNSGVDIHELAARNIFDLPTSVKVTSEQRRIAKVFNFGILYGLTKYGLAKDLKISHLDAQKYIDAYNKTFPSVETYKKQIVEFGMNNGYVKTLANRRRYIYELQSSNYMLREFGKRAAINAPIQGTAADIIKIAMIDVHNWLLKNDSTARLVAQIHDELIIKVKTSEIEKYQAIIKEMMDNSYNRLFEIIKIARQAKVPLEVNGSVGTNWFELK, from the coding sequence ATGACAAAAAAAATATTATTAGTTGATGGTAATGCTTTAATTTTTCGAGCTTTTTATAGTTCTTATGGACGTACTAATTTAACCACAAGAGATGGTACTCCCACCAATGCAGTTTATTCATTTATCAATATGCTGTTTAATATCATTAAACAAAATAATTACTATGATATTAAAGTGGCTTTTGATTTAGGTAAAAAAACCTTTCGTCATGATAAACTTGATGATTATAAAGCTGGTAGAGCAAAAACTCCTCCTGAACTAATTACACAATTTCCAATTGTTAGAGAGTTTTTAACTAGTGCAAAAATTGACTGGTATGAAATTGAAAACTATGAAGCAGATGATATCATCGGAACAATGTCAGACCAATTAAAAAATGATCTTGAAAATGAAATTCACATTTTAACAAGTGACCAGGACATGTACCAATTAATTGCAGACAATGTTTTTGTATTGGCTCCTCAAACTGGAACAAGTGACTTACTAGTTTATGATAAAGTTCGACTTTTTGAAAAATGAGGAATTGCTCCTGAACAAGTAATTGACTATAAGGGTTTACGAGGCGACTCATCAGATAACATCAAGGGAGTTAGTGGAATTGGTGAAAAGGGAGCCAAAGAATTACTACAAGAATTTAAAGATCTTGATGGAATTTATGCAAATATTGAACAAGTCAAAGGTGCTAAAAAACAAAAATTAATTGATGGCAAAGATAATGCTTATCTTTCAAAAGAGATTGCCACAATTCACTTAGATGTTCCTGGTTTAACTTATACACTTCGAGATACTCAAATCAACTTTGAAGACTTAAAAGATTTTTTCTTAAAATATGAAATGAACTCATTTATTAAAAAATATGGTTATGAAACTCAGGTTGAAGAAGTTAAAATCGAAATCACAACAATTTCAAAATGAGAAGCACAATTTAGTGATGAAGAAAATTATATTTATTTAGAAACACTTGATGAAAATTATCATCACCCTGACTTGATTGGAATGGGAATTGTTAATTCAAAAGGTAACTTTGTTTATATTTTTGATTATATGAGTGAAAAAAATATTTTCAATTGACAAGAAAATATTGTTGATGAAGAGTTTCAAAAATTTTTACTAACTAAAAAATTCAAAAGTTATGATTTGAAAAAAACTTTATATTGTTTACAAGATTTAGGATATAAAATTAAGACTGAGCAATTTACTTATGACATGATGATTGCAGCTTATGTTTTAAATTCAAATGTTAAATCAAACTTTGAATCACATTTAAATTTAATTGACTCAAGCATTGAGATTAAAACTTTTGATGAGATTTTCGGCAAAGGTGTTAAAAAAACTAAACAAATTAATAAAGATATTAGAAACCAATATCTAATTAATCATGCTTTGGCAATAAAACAGTTGGAGACCGAAATTATCAAAAAACTACATGAATCAGAACAGTTTGAACTTTATCAAGAAATTGAACTACCTTTATGTTTTGCTCTTTTAGCAATGGAACAAGAAGGAGTTTTAATTGATCGCCAAGAGTTGAAAAGTCAGTCACAAAATATTTTAGAACAATTAAATAATTTAGAACAACAAGCTAGTAAAATTGTTCACGATGCTGGATTTGAATTGATAAATTTTGCTTCACCAAAACAATTAAAAGAACTTTTGTTTGATAAATTGAAATTACCCGATAACAAAAAAGGTAGTACAGACAAAGAGGTGCTGGATGAATTGTTGGGTCTGCACCCAATTGTTGAAGTTTTACAACAAATTAGAAAGTACCAAAAATTATATTCAACATATTTAAAAGGATTTGAAAAATTTATTTTCTTTGATAATAAAGTGCATACGATTTATAATCAAACTTTAACCAACACAGGGCGATTAAGTTCTCAAGATCCAAATTTACAAAATATTTCTGTGCGTGACCCTGATCAAAAACAAGTTCGTAAAATCTTTATTGTTGAACCAGGTTACACTTTCTTAAGTTATGATTATTCACAAATTGAATTGCGTGTTTTAGCAGATTTCGCAGATGAAAAAGTTTTAATTGAAGCTTATAATTCAGGAGTTGATATTCATGAACTTGCTGCTAGAAACATTTTTGATTTACCAACATCAGTAAAAGTTACATCTGAACAAAGAAGAATTGCTAAAGTATTTAACTTCGGAATTTTGTATGGACTTACAAAATATGGTTTAGCTAAAGATTTAAAAATTTCTCACCTTGACGCTCAAAAGTACATTGATGCTTATAACAAAACTTTCCCAAGTGTGGAAACATACAAAAAACAAATTGTTGAATTTGGAATGAACAATGGTTATGTGAAAACACTAGCAAATCGTCGTCGCTACATTTATGAATTGCAAAGTAGCAATTATATGTTGCGTGAATTTGGTAAAAGGGCTGCTATTAATGCTCCAATTCAAGGTACTGCAGCAGATATTATTAAAATTGCTATGATTGATGTTCATAATTGGTTGTTAAAGAATGATTCAACTGCAAGACTTGTGGCTCAAATTCATGATGAATTAATAATTAAAGTCAAAACTAGTGAGATTGAAAAATATCAAGCAATTATTAAAGAAATGATGGATAATTCTTATAATAGATTATTTGAAATTATCAAAATTGCTCGCCAAGCAAAAGTGCCATTAGAAGTAAATGGATCAGTTGGAACCAACTGATTTGAATTAAAATAG
- the mutM gene encoding DNA-formamidopyrimidine glycosylase: MPELPEVETVVRILRTKILGEQILDVKVYLNKFIKGNIDIPEFRKDIVGRTIAGIERIGKNIIFELQDKVLISHLRMTGKWFVFNKANFFESPHHLAVFTLSHDKILAFHDVRKFGTFHYQDQETYKTIDPINKVALEPLDSKVNGEYLQAKMQKSARHIKTLLLDQTLVAGIGNIYADEILFASKINPLKLGNQLDLSEYTQIAQNATLILKKAIEYGGTTINSYQSEQGVDGRFQRELQVHTRAGQNCYLCGSKIVKIKVNGRGTYYCPKCQF; encoded by the coding sequence ATGCCAGAATTACCAGAAGTTGAAACTGTTGTCAGAATTTTAAGAACTAAAATTCTTGGGGAACAGATTCTTGATGTTAAAGTTTATCTAAACAAATTTATCAAGGGAAATATTGATATTCCTGAATTCAGAAAAGATATTGTAGGTAGAACCATTGCTGGGATTGAAAGAATTGGGAAAAACATTATTTTTGAACTACAAGATAAAGTTTTAATCAGCCATTTGAGAATGACAGGCAAGTGATTTGTTTTTAACAAAGCAAACTTTTTTGAATCTCCACATCATTTGGCAGTATTTACTTTAAGTCATGATAAAATCTTAGCTTTTCATGATGTCAGAAAATTTGGTACTTTCCATTACCAAGATCAAGAGACTTATAAAACTATTGATCCAATTAATAAAGTAGCCTTAGAACCTTTGGACTCAAAGGTAAATGGGGAATATTTACAAGCAAAAATGCAAAAATCTGCAAGACACATTAAAACCCTACTGCTAGATCAAACTTTAGTAGCAGGAATTGGTAATATTTATGCTGATGAAATTTTATTTGCTTCTAAAATAAACCCTTTAAAGTTAGGTAATCAACTTGACTTGAGTGAGTACACTCAAATAGCTCAGAATGCCACTTTAATCTTGAAAAAAGCAATTGAATATGGAGGCACAACCATTAATTCCTACCAATCTGAACAAGGAGTTGATGGACGTTTTCAAAGAGAATTACAAGTCCACACTAGAGCAGGTCAAAATTGTTATTTATGTGGAAGTAAAATTGTCAAAATTAAGGTTAATGGTCGAGGAACATATTATTGTCCAAAATGTCAGTTTTAA
- a CDS encoding DnaD domain protein has translation MEKYVYKVVLKNSISALDQKVLTYLYLPIIGAKAMALYQFLAYEYESIKELRNMKITEERILKNLGYSEDALDKQCKKLEALNLLEILQNNKKQHKIYNVYAPLEPSDFFANKIFSALLLKNTSKDDFDIARFIFKDEGDLLDEQGYIKRVTSISDVFTNVQDLEVAVIPKGIKSKPKKSNPCVKELDWATITCELEKSNIIMKKNDKTMKLIEEVYTLYKVPVDKILKTVIEAYNKNTLRIDEELLYAHLSSEIQNAEVTALAMKFDPKANMFANQKMKIFEFESLEPEDYLTQLMNVSLLDQDKENLIKKLRDVYKMRNSVINCLLDFSYYKNNGNVVPNYLYKIAATMNELSIKTADAAMVYLKEAVKNANKPKFKSTILTAAPTNNDANLWNLPQDPNGYKVSEVIDEESFIEVWGNS, from the coding sequence ATGGAAAAATATGTTTATAAAGTAGTTTTAAAAAACTCAATTTCAGCGCTTGATCAAAAAGTATTAACTTATTTATATTTACCAATTATTGGTGCTAAGGCCATGGCTTTATATCAATTTTTAGCATATGAATATGAAAGCATCAAAGAACTGCGTAATATGAAAATTACTGAAGAGAGAATTTTAAAAAACCTTGGTTATTCTGAGGATGCTTTAGATAAACAATGTAAAAAGCTAGAAGCACTTAATTTATTAGAAATTCTTCAAAACAATAAAAAACAGCATAAAATTTATAATGTTTATGCTCCCTTAGAACCAAGTGATTTTTTTGCCAATAAAATTTTTAGTGCCTTATTGTTGAAAAACACATCAAAAGATGACTTTGATATTGCTCGTTTTATTTTTAAAGATGAAGGTGATCTTCTTGATGAACAAGGTTACATTAAAAGAGTAACCAGTATTTCTGATGTCTTTACCAATGTTCAAGATTTAGAAGTTGCAGTTATCCCCAAAGGTATTAAATCAAAACCAAAAAAATCAAATCCATGTGTTAAAGAGTTAGATTGAGCAACAATTACTTGTGAACTTGAAAAAAGCAATATTATCATGAAGAAAAATGATAAAACTATGAAATTGATTGAAGAAGTTTATACTTTGTATAAAGTACCAGTTGATAAGATTTTAAAAACTGTTATTGAAGCTTATAATAAAAACACATTAAGAATTGATGAAGAGTTGCTGTATGCTCATTTAAGTTCTGAAATTCAAAATGCAGAAGTAACTGCTTTAGCAATGAAATTTGACCCAAAAGCCAATATGTTTGCAAATCAAAAAATGAAAATTTTTGAATTTGAAAGTCTAGAACCTGAAGATTATTTAACTCAATTAATGAATGTAAGTCTACTAGATCAAGATAAAGAAAACTTAATTAAAAAATTGCGTGATGTTTATAAAATGAGAAATTCTGTAATCAATTGTTTATTAGATTTTTCATATTATAAAAATAATGGTAATGTTGTACCAAACTATTTGTATAAAATTGCAGCCACAATGAATGAACTTAGCATAAAAACTGCAGATGCAGCCATGGTTTATTTAAAAGAAGCTGTCAAAAATGCTAACAAGCCTAAATTTAAAAGTACAATTTTAACAGCTGCACCAACAAATAATGATGCTAATTTGTGAAATCTACCTCAAGACCCAAATGGGTACAAGGTAAGTGAAGTGATTGATGAAGAATCATTTATAGAAGTTTGAGGTAATTCATAA
- a CDS encoding DnaA ATPase domain-containing protein encodes MDYKTSPFVDKIIEIKTSKHIPDEVINDNLMIIEEFLQNHIKCTPGPMSDCQQLIAGEEERLAYENGYIYIRFNHCAHWLHDNKYYLLTRNFLYANYNVLDFTQTFTDYLEEHKNLSNDEKKEIYGNSLALLKKNLENEKEWKGLYITGKFGVGKTYLLKCVANTYAFNNKTVVFLTANELIKVAKEVISKEDQSAYYQLEKKCLKADLLVLDDIGAESVSEWSRDEILFGILNHRMEYKKTTYFSSNKDLAALEKSYINKKALSNYVKDEQLKAARLVERIKALTKEVTIKGYNKRY; translated from the coding sequence ATGGACTATAAAACTTCGCCATTTGTAGACAAAATAATTGAAATCAAAACTTCAAAGCACATCCCTGATGAAGTAATCAATGATAATTTAATGATTATTGAAGAGTTTTTACAAAACCACATTAAATGCACTCCTGGACCAATGAGTGACTGCCAGCAATTAATTGCTGGCGAAGAAGAGCGTTTGGCATATGAAAATGGATACATTTATATTCGCTTTAATCATTGTGCTCACTGGTTACATGACAATAAATACTACTTGTTGACTCGAAATTTTTTATATGCAAATTATAACGTTTTAGATTTTACCCAAACTTTTACAGATTATCTAGAAGAACACAAAAACTTATCAAATGATGAGAAAAAAGAAATTTATGGAAATAGTTTAGCTTTGTTAAAGAAAAATCTAGAAAATGAAAAAGAGTGAAAAGGGTTATATATCACTGGGAAATTTGGAGTAGGAAAAACTTATCTATTAAAATGTGTTGCTAACACATATGCTTTTAACAATAAAACAGTTGTATTTTTAACTGCCAATGAACTAATAAAAGTTGCTAAAGAAGTAATCTCAAAAGAAGATCAATCTGCTTATTATCAACTTGAAAAAAAATGTCTAAAAGCAGATTTACTAGTTTTAGATGATATTGGTGCTGAATCGGTTTCAGAGTGAAGTCGAGATGAAATTTTATTTGGCATTTTAAATCACAGGATGGAATACAAAAAAACCACTTACTTTTCTTCAAACAAAGATCTAGCTGCACTTGAAAAAAGTTACATTAACAAAAAGGCTTTAAGCAATTATGTTAAAGATGAACAATTAAAAGCAGCACGGTTAGTTGAAAGAATTAAAGCTTTAACCAAAGAAGTCACAATTAAAGGTTATAACAAACGTTACTAA
- the gap gene encoding type I glyceraldehyde-3-phosphate dehydrogenase, translated as MMKKIAINGFGRIGRLAFRQLFLQKDIEIVAINDLTKPSTLAYLLEFDSAHGKFLKGKISAKDDAIVVDGKEIKVYAERNAADLPWGKLGVDLVVECTGFYTDKEKSEAHIKAGAKKVIISAPATGDLKTIVFGVNHKNLTSADQIVSAASCTTNCLAPMAKVLDESFGIEKGLMNTIHAVTNDQTLLDLPHSDVRRGRAAAWNIVPSKTGAAAAVGKVLPSLNGKLDGLALRVPTITGSIVDLTLELKKKTTVDEINKAVKDAVTKDKELGQALEYNTQPIVSMDVVGSIYGSIFDSTLTRVMEVEGKQLVKVFSWYDNENSFTSQFVRTINYMLSL; from the coding sequence ATTATGAAAAAAATCGCAATTAACGGATTTGGAAGAATTGGACGTCTAGCATTTAGACAATTATTCTTGCAAAAAGATATTGAAATCGTTGCAATCAACGATTTAACAAAACCTTCAACATTAGCATATTTATTAGAATTTGATTCAGCACATGGAAAATTCCTAAAAGGAAAAATCAGTGCAAAAGATGATGCAATTGTTGTTGATGGAAAAGAAATTAAAGTATATGCAGAGAGAAATGCTGCAGATTTACCATGAGGTAAATTAGGAGTAGATCTAGTTGTTGAATGTACTGGTTTCTACACAGACAAAGAAAAATCAGAAGCTCACATTAAAGCAGGTGCAAAAAAAGTTATTATTTCAGCACCAGCAACTGGTGATTTAAAAACAATTGTATTTGGAGTTAACCACAAAAACTTAACAAGTGCTGATCAAATTGTATCAGCAGCTTCATGTACAACAAACTGTTTAGCACCAATGGCAAAAGTATTAGATGAATCATTTGGAATTGAAAAAGGATTAATGAACACAATCCATGCCGTTACAAATGACCAAACTTTACTTGATTTACCACACTCAGATGTTCGTAGAGGACGTGCAGCTGCATGAAACATTGTGCCTTCAAAAACAGGAGCAGCAGCAGCAGTTGGTAAAGTTTTACCTTCACTAAATGGAAAATTAGATGGTTTAGCATTACGTGTGCCAACAATCACTGGTTCAATTGTTGACTTAACACTTGAATTAAAGAAAAAAACTACAGTTGATGAAATTAACAAAGCAGTTAAAGATGCTGTAACAAAAGACAAAGAATTAGGTCAAGCATTAGAATACAACACTCAACCAATAGTTTCAATGGATGTTGTTGGTTCAATCTATGGATCAATCTTTGATTCAACTTTAACAAGAGTTATGGAAGTAGAAGGAAAACAATTAGTTAAAGTATTTTCATGATATGACAATGAAAATTCATTTACTTCTCAATTCGTTAGAACAATTAATTACATGTTATCATTATAA
- a CDS encoding type II toxin-antitoxin system antitoxin SocA domain-containing protein: MFFYLKADFIQYVINLIYQVNKRVNCKITQIQIQKIIYIVYAYFLLFVKPIAKIDFETWRWGPVIYVLWKTQTKFKAHNVKLEFDQNITNQYQDADIESLCLKIIEFMLKMQTWDIVEICHEQTPWKKLYVPNRNIKIKDEDIYKFHKTHPDNFFDYLHFVIENHKKQDNLLKN; this comes from the coding sequence ATGTTTTTTTATTTAAAAGCTGATTTTATACAGTATGTAATAAATCTAATTTATCAAGTAAACAAGAGAGTCAATTGTAAAATTACTCAAATCCAAATCCAAAAAATTATTTACATAGTTTATGCTTATTTCTTGTTATTTGTCAAACCAATTGCTAAAATTGACTTCGAAACTTGACGCTGAGGTCCTGTAATTTATGTTTTATGAAAAACTCAAACAAAATTCAAAGCCCATAATGTTAAATTAGAATTTGATCAAAATATTACTAACCAATATCAAGATGCTGATATTGAAAGTTTATGTTTAAAAATCATTGAGTTTATGCTAAAAATGCAAACTTGAGACATTGTAGAAATTTGTCATGAGCAAACTCCTTGAAAAAAACTTTATGTTCCTAATCGAAATATTAAAATTAAGGATGAAGACATTTATAAATTTCACAAAACTCATCCTGACAATTTTTTTGATTACTTACATTTTGTAATTGAAAATCACAAAAAACAAGATAACTTGCTAAAAAATTAG